In Armatimonadota bacterium, a single genomic region encodes these proteins:
- a CDS encoding DUF1611 domain-containing protein produces MIDSKQPIAIYMEGALGQDIGKMGYGILRYSPNPIACVIDSYHVGKTVSEVVTTPRDCPVVSSVEEAAALGATIFALGTAPPGGRLPESWRGVISEAVKLGMSVINGLHEPLAPQYPHLKKGQVIWDVRQEPTGLDTGTGKARFLANRRILMVGTDMAVGKMTAGLELWKAAGDAGVNAGFVATGQIGITVTGAGIPLDAIRVDYASGAVEREVLRNEAREWVIVEGQGSIIHPGSTSTMPLLRGSMPTDMILCLKVGQTHLRRLPEVEIPPIPTLMRLYEDLACAGGTFPAAQVRGLCANTSELDEDTARRELADLSALAGVPAVDPVRFGCLELVDELRSV; encoded by the coding sequence ATGATTGATTCTAAACAGCCAATCGCCATTTACATGGAGGGCGCGTTGGGGCAAGACATCGGAAAAATGGGTTACGGCATTTTGCGTTACTCGCCGAACCCGATTGCTTGTGTAATCGATTCGTATCATGTGGGGAAGACTGTGTCCGAAGTAGTCACCACACCGCGTGATTGCCCGGTCGTTTCAAGCGTGGAGGAAGCGGCGGCACTAGGCGCGACGATTTTCGCCTTGGGAACTGCACCTCCGGGCGGTCGATTGCCAGAGTCCTGGCGCGGGGTGATTTCGGAGGCGGTGAAGCTAGGGATGAGCGTCATCAATGGTCTCCACGAACCGCTTGCGCCACAGTACCCGCACCTGAAAAAGGGCCAAGTCATATGGGATGTCCGTCAAGAACCAACCGGCCTGGACACGGGAACCGGCAAAGCAAGATTTCTTGCGAACCGACGAATCCTCATGGTTGGTACAGACATGGCCGTCGGGAAGATGACCGCTGGATTAGAACTATGGAAGGCAGCCGGAGACGCGGGAGTTAACGCAGGCTTTGTTGCGACGGGCCAGATAGGGATTACAGTTACTGGCGCTGGCATTCCTCTAGATGCCATTCGGGTGGACTACGCCAGTGGCGCAGTTGAACGCGAAGTTCTTCGCAACGAAGCGCGAGAGTGGGTGATTGTTGAAGGGCAGGGCTCGATAATTCACCCTGGCTCTACTTCGACAATGCCTTTGTTGCGAGGCTCGATGCCGACAGACATGATTCTATGCCTCAAAGTCGGACAGACTCACCTTCGGCGATTGCCAGAGGTCGAGATACCGCCGATCCCAACTCTTATGCGGCTATACGAAGACCTTGCTTGCGCAGGTGGCACGTTCCCCGCCGCGCAGGTTCGCGGATTATGCGCTAACACTAGCGAGTTGGATGAAGATACAGCGCGGCGTGAGCTAGCCGATCTGTCGGCTCTGGCGGGAGTCCCCGCAGTGGATCCCGTTAGGTTTGGGTGTCTTGAGTTGGTCGATGAGCTGAGGTCTGTTTAG